From a region of the Apis mellifera strain DH4 linkage group LG2, Amel_HAv3.1, whole genome shotgun sequence genome:
- the LOC100579019 gene encoding probable salivary secreted peptide encodes MKAVVFLPIMAVAISLLIASQVSSAPQPNFYGSNNTNKSHDLIIGYRMPGDRLILRQSIIKNSSWGRIVTDEKTFNTTRFERITQVRALDQKTNGNGAYASILFGGPGWNNVTIRFKSQRGHGINFIVEIYSRP; translated from the coding sequence ATGAAAGCCGTCGTTTTCTTGCCGATCATGGCTGTGGCCATTTCGTTATTAATCGCGTCACAAGTGAGCTCCGCGCCACAACCTAATTTCTACGGTTCGAACAACACGAACAAGTCCCATGACTTGATCATTGGATATAGAATGCCTGGCGACAGACTTATACTCAGGCAAAGTATCATCAAGAATTCTTCGTGGGGCAGGATAGTAACCGACGAGAAGACGTTCAACACAACGAGATTCGAAAGGATTACTCAAGTCCGAGCTCTCGATCAGAAGACCAATGGTAACGGGGCGTACGCGAGCATCCTCTTTGGTGGCCCAGGATGGAACAACGTCACTATCCGGTTCAAGAGCCAGAGGGGTCACGGAATCAACTTCATCGTCGAGATCTACTCACGACCATAA